One window from the genome of Gammaproteobacteria bacterium encodes:
- a CDS encoding imidazolonepropionase, with translation MSKPYDVLWVNVLLAPCEQGYELMEKSAIAVKDGKIAWLGVLQEDAETLADQIVDGTGCCITPGFIDCHTHLVYASNRAHEFELRLKGTTYEAISLQGGGILSTVNATRAASEEQLFAESLPRAKNMLETGTTTLEIKSGYGLDLSSELKILRIAKLIGEALPLTVVKTFLGAHAIPPEFRNNADDYIQLVCEEMIPQVAQEKLADTVDVFCERIAFSPAQCEKVFIAARRYDLKVKCHADQLSNMGASILAAEYGALSVDHLEYLTPEQIPILVKNNTVAVLLPGAFYYLQEKQLPPIAALRENRVPMAIATDCNPGTSPVVSLLLILNMACTLFNLTPEEALMGVTMNAAKALGLEETHGSLSVGKVADFIVWRIKHPAELAYYVGFNPMYQLVIGGKVVMER, from the coding sequence ATGTCTAAACCATACGATGTCCTTTGGGTAAACGTTCTTTTAGCACCCTGTGAACAAGGTTATGAGTTAATGGAAAAAAGTGCAATTGCAGTCAAAGACGGCAAAATTGCTTGGTTAGGCGTTTTGCAAGAGGATGCAGAAACGCTTGCTGATCAAATTGTTGATGGCACAGGATGTTGCATTACGCCAGGATTTATCGATTGTCATACGCATTTGGTTTACGCTTCAAATCGGGCTCATGAATTCGAATTGCGCTTAAAAGGTACGACTTATGAAGCCATTTCATTGCAAGGCGGCGGGATTTTGTCAACCGTGAATGCCACCCGCGCTGCTTCTGAAGAGCAACTTTTTGCTGAAAGCTTACCCCGAGCCAAGAATATGTTAGAAACGGGTACCACTACACTTGAAATAAAATCCGGTTACGGTTTGGATCTTTCTTCCGAACTAAAAATATTACGCATTGCTAAATTAATTGGCGAAGCCCTACCATTGACGGTGGTTAAAACTTTTTTAGGTGCACACGCTATTCCTCCAGAATTTCGTAATAACGCTGATGATTATATTCAATTGGTTTGCGAGGAAATGATTCCCCAAGTTGCGCAAGAAAAATTAGCCGATACAGTTGATGTTTTTTGCGAACGCATTGCTTTTTCTCCTGCGCAGTGTGAAAAAGTTTTTATTGCAGCAAGACGCTATGATTTAAAAGTTAAATGCCACGCGGATCAACTTTCAAATATGGGTGCGTCTATTCTTGCTGCCGAATATGGTGCATTGTCTGTAGATCATTTAGAGTATCTAACGCCCGAACAAATTCCAATTTTAGTAAAAAATAATACCGTTGCTGTTTTACTACCGGGTGCATTCTATTACTTACAAGAAAAACAATTACCACCTATTGCAGCCTTACGAGAAAATCGCGTCCCTATGGCAATTGCCACCGATTGCAATCCGGGTACGTCGCCAGTCGTATCTTTACTTTTGATTTTAAATATGGCTTGCACGTTATTTAATTTGACGCCGGAAGAAGCGCTAATGGGTGTCACGATGAATGCAGCGAAAGCTTTGGGACTTGAAGAGACTCATGGTTCGCTTAGTGTAGGTAAAGTTGCAGATTTTATTGTATGGAGAATTAAACATCCTGCAGAGCTTGCTTATTATGTAGGATTCAATCCGATGTATCAGTTAGTGATCGGTGGTAAGGTTGTGATGGAAAGATAA
- the hutG gene encoding formimidoylglutamase, which translates to MDWQGHYVCADKALWQGRVDSPEGACFFQIIRTLDLKQLKPNKNPLAFALLGFCCDEGIRRNHGRTGAAEGPRHIRQMLAKLSIHRDIDCYDAGDIICVDQDLEKAQLALRSAVAHLIEQGYIPIVLGGGHEVAFGHFMGISDAYPHQKIGVVNFDAHLDMRPLLPEERGSSGTPFLQIAEWQKKLNLPFRYYCIGIQAAGNTRSLFATAKAFDTTFFLADDLYQGKNEQYKTFIENILNKDELLYLSLCLDVFSEPFAPGVSAPQPLGLHPWHVIPALRQLASSGKVVSYDLAELSPPHDISERTAKLAALLIFEIIHSHKKRQSS; encoded by the coding sequence ATGGATTGGCAGGGGCATTACGTTTGCGCCGATAAAGCGCTTTGGCAAGGAAGAGTGGACTCTCCAGAGGGTGCGTGTTTTTTTCAAATTATACGAACGTTAGATTTGAAACAACTTAAGCCAAATAAAAATCCACTTGCGTTTGCCTTACTCGGTTTTTGTTGTGATGAAGGTATTCGACGTAATCACGGTAGAACGGGTGCAGCGGAAGGTCCACGTCATATCCGACAAATGTTAGCTAAACTTTCCATTCATCGCGATATCGACTGTTATGACGCGGGCGACATTATTTGCGTTGACCAAGATTTAGAAAAAGCTCAGCTTGCATTGCGCAGTGCCGTTGCCCATTTAATTGAGCAAGGCTATATCCCCATTGTTTTAGGTGGCGGCCACGAAGTAGCCTTTGGTCATTTCATGGGGATCAGTGATGCCTATCCTCACCAAAAAATTGGGGTGGTAAATTTCGACGCGCACTTAGATATGCGTCCTCTTCTGCCAGAAGAGCGGGGAAGTTCTGGTACACCTTTTTTGCAAATAGCTGAATGGCAAAAAAAATTAAATCTGCCTTTTCGTTATTATTGCATTGGCATCCAAGCTGCGGGCAATACACGATCGTTATTTGCAACTGCTAAAGCATTTGATACAACTTTTTTTCTTGCTGATGACTTATATCAAGGAAAAAATGAACAATATAAAACTTTTATTGAAAATATTCTTAACAAAGATGAATTACTCTATCTCAGCCTTTGTCTCGATGTGTTTAGTGAACCTTTTGCACCCGGGGTTAGCGCACCTCAACCCCTGGGTCTGCATCCTTGGCACGTCATTCCAGCGCTTCGTCAACTTGCGTCCTCAGGTAAAGTAGTAAGTTATGACTTAGCAGAACTTTCACCACCACATGATATTTCTGAACGTACTGCAAAACTTGCAGCGCTACTCATTTTTGAAATCATTCACTCTCACAAAAAAAGGCAATCTTCATGA
- a CDS encoding 4a-hydroxytetrahydrobiopterin dehydratase, whose translation MSELRTIRCVGCEGGIPALTELEIKQFMQEIKGWTVSDDKKSLTQRFTFKGFYKTMAFVNAIAWIANQENHHPDLMVGFNYCVVKYTTHAVDGLTKNDFICAAKVDALEASN comes from the coding sequence ATGAGTGAACTTCGCACAATCCGTTGTGTCGGCTGTGAAGGGGGCATCCCCGCTTTGACAGAGTTGGAAATAAAACAATTCATGCAAGAAATTAAAGGGTGGACGGTCAGTGATGATAAAAAATCCCTTACTCAACGTTTTACCTTTAAAGGTTTTTACAAAACCATGGCTTTTGTTAATGCGATTGCTTGGATTGCTAATCAAGAGAATCATCATCCCGATCTCATGGTTGGATTTAATTATTGCGTCGTGAAATATACTACACATGCTGTAGATGGATTAACGAAGAATGATTTTATTTGTGCTGCAAAGGTAGATGCATTAGAGGCTTCAAATTAG